One Vicia villosa cultivar HV-30 ecotype Madison, WI unplaced genomic scaffold, Vvil1.0 ctg.000291F_1_1, whole genome shotgun sequence genomic window carries:
- the LOC131626473 gene encoding AT-hook motif nuclear-localized protein 29-like, with product MSDHVAERKQELQLFTAPQPEIETPNTNTTVDNNHHVSSSTASRRPRGRPLGSRNKPKMPVIVTHDNTNVVSSHVLEIRAGDDISKSVFDYAHRQERGICILNGDGLVTHVRLRLPTGRVATLQGRFEILLISGTVFPTPTPMNVGGLTVYLSGINEQVIGGSVIPPLVASSLVTLTVASFANTAPEKLSSVVVDKKEHRLPCIDGVGQVRVSDHDLSNAGDSTSGMRNMMSSNISYPSSSTQDHIFGWETTATVTPPPKHPRF from the coding sequence ATGTCTGACCATGTTGCTGAGAGAAAGCAAGAGCTTCAGCTATTCACTGCACCACAACCAGAAATCGAAACACCAAACACCAATACCACCGTAGATAACAATCATCATGTGTCTTCCTCCACTGCCTCTCGCCGCCCCCGGGGGCGTCCTCTTGGCTCTAGGAACAAACCTAAGATGCCTGTCATAGTAACACATGACAATACTAATGTTGTAAGTTCTCATGTCCTTGAGATTAGGGCTGGAGACGACATATCAAAAAGTGTCTTTGATTACGCTCACCGTCAGGAGAGGGGCATATGCATTCTCAATGGTGATGGATTGGTGACACATGTTAGACTTCGGTTACCCACAGGAAGAGTTGCAACCCTACAAGGAAGGTTTGAGATTCTTTTGATATCTGGGACAGTTTTTCCAACGCCAACACCGATGAATGTTGGAGGATTGACAGTTTACTTATCTGGAATAAATGAACAAGTGATTGGGGGAAGTGTGATCCCCCCTTTGGTGGCTTCAAGTCTAGTGACTTTGACGGTTGCTTCCTTTGCAAACACTGCACCAGAAAAACTTTCTTCGGTGGTAGTTGATAAAAAAGAACATCGCCTTCCATGCATCGATGGAGTTGGACAAGTGAGAGTAAGTGATCATGACTTGTCCAATGCTGGAGATTCAACATCTGGAATGAGAAACATGATGAGTAGCAACATCAGTTATCCATCATCCTCTACTCAAGATCATATATTTGGATGGGAGACTACTGCAACCGTAACTCCCCCACCCAAACATCCCCGTTTCTAG